A genomic window from Maylandia zebra isolate NMK-2024a linkage group LG20, Mzebra_GT3a, whole genome shotgun sequence includes:
- the si:dkey-32e6.6 gene encoding extracellular matrix protein 2 isoform X5 yields MQMPWTWIVFICLSGIVSSEQNLDSWHDVDALMEVSAEISELEIAPVPSPRIDAGVTVSGAHTAEESEDEHLQANAEKVIKQEKHGSGNLEAIRRRRSAWGKRKHAATVESIAYRIAGLGRPVGGWRKPGKGGEDSNALMAALRELHAEKKRLMDLRKAREEEDDEEEDDDDEDDDEDDDDDDEEEEEEEEEEEEEEEEEEAEEEEEEEEAEEEPTESPSNQTETCQSTEREISCRGIGITHLPSFQNLEATKVDLAENNIRIITARAFSGLLNLDMLDLSRNILDDESFSQNPLSNLTSLRKLDLDDNRITVIPTLPSSLEELKIKNNKLSGLTPHCFKGLMNLLKLELGGNALHKASVSPPAFRPLQRLLDLQLSNNHFRSLPLNLPPSLQTLQMNENLIEELTEEALRGCIHLRVLELRHNRLHEQDIATHAWTRLKSLEALDLSHNLFTSVPLNLPRPLRNLTLQHNSISHIPAFTFRHLRPGLRSLCLSHNDLSNDAIEQFSFVGSYRSLSELLLDHNHLGEVPRCIRQFKNLQVLRLSNNQIRLVRQWSVCHPRNSGSLASVHLENNLLEVEKIPPNAFSCLTDPQGLVLHPQQWSD; encoded by the exons ATGCAAATGCCATGGACGTGGATCGTGTTCATCTGTCTGAGTGGAATAGTTTCCTCAGAACAAAACTTGGACTCTTGGCATGACGTGGATGCATTAATGGAAGTCTCCGCTGAGATATCCGAACTAGAAATAGCACCCGTTCCTTCGCCAAGGATCGACGCAGGGGTGACAGTGTCGGGTGCACACACTGCTG aagagagtgaggATGAGCATCTCCAAGCAAATGCTGAGAAAGTGATCAAGCAGGAAAAACATGGCTCTGGAAACCTGGAGGCGATCAGAAGAAGGAGAAGTGCCTGGGGGAAGAGGAAGCATGCAGCCACAGTGGAGTCCATCGCATATAGAATA GCGGGTTTGGGGCGACCCGTTGGCGGCTGGAGAAAGCCTGGAAAAGGAGGGGAGGACAGCAACGCTCTTATGGCTGCACTCAGGGAACTCCACGCTGAGAAGAAAAGGCTGATGGATCTCAGGAAAGCacgagaggaggaggatgatgaggaggaggacgaTGACGATGAAGACGACGATGAAGAcgacgacgatgatgatgaagaggaggaagaagaagaagaagaagaagag gaggaggaagaagaagaagaagcagaggaagaagaagaagaagaagaagcagaggaagAACCGACTGAGTCGCCCAGCAATCAAACAGAAACG TGTCAGAGCACTGAGAGAGAGATCAGCTGCAGGGGCATCGGCATTACTCACCTGCCAAGCTTCCAAAACCTTGAAGCCACGAAGGTGGATTTAGCAG AGAACAACATCAGGATCATCACGGCACGAGCTTTCTCAGGCCTCCTGAACCTGGACATGCTGGACCTGAGTCGAAACATACTGGATGATGAATCGTTCAGCCAAAACCCACTTTCT AACCTGACCTCTCTGAGGAAGCTGGATCTGGATGACAACCGCATCACCGTGATCCCGACGCTGCCTTCATCTCTGGAGGAgctcaaaatcaaaaacaataaGCTGAGTGGACTCACACCGCACTGCTTCAAAG GTTTGATGAATCTCCTGAAGCTAGAGCTGGGAGGAAATGCTCTTCACAAAGCCAGTGTGTCCCCTCCAGCTTTTAGGCCGCTACAGAGACTTCTTGACCTCCAGCTGAGCAACAATCACTTCCGGTCGCTACCACTGAACCTTCCTCCCTCTCTTCAG ACGCTGCAAATGAATGAAAATCTAATTGAGGAGCTGACAGAGGAAGCGCTGAGGGGCTGCATTCATTTGAGAGTGCTCGAACTCAGGCACAACCGTCTGCATGAGCAAGACATCGCTACCCATGCATGGACGCGTCTTAA GTCCTTGGAAGCCTTGGATCTATCTCACAACCTGTTCACTTCCGTTCCTCTAAACCTGCCGCGCCCTCTTCGTAATCTGACCCTCCAGCACAACAGCATCAGTCACATCCCAGCCTTCACGTTCCGTCACCTGCGGCCCGGCCTGCGGTCCCTGTGTCTGTCCCACAATGACCTGAGCAACGACGCTATAGAACAGTTCTCTTTTGTTGGATCTTACCGCTCGCTGAGCGAGCTCCTATTGGACCACAATCACCTCGGAGAAGTTCCTCGCTGCATCCGGCAGTTTAAAAACCTGCAGGTGCTGAGACTGAGCAACAACCAGATCAG GCTGGTGAGGCAGTGGAGCGTGTGCCACCCTCGCAATTCGGGCTCCTTGGCTTCAGTCCACCTCGAAAACAATCTGCTGGAAGTCGAGAAGATTCCCCCAAACGCTTTCTCCTGTCTCACTGACCCTCAGGGCCTTGTTCTACATCCACAGCAGTGGTCTGACTGA
- the si:dkey-32e6.6 gene encoding extracellular matrix protein 2 isoform X2: MQMPWTWIVFICLSGIVSSEQNLDSWHDVDALMEVSAEISELEIAPVPSPRIDAGVTVSGAHTAEESEDEHLQANAEKVIKQEKHGSGNLEAIRRRRSAWGKRKHAATVESIAYRIAGLGRPVGGWRKPGKGGEDSNALMAALRELHAEKKRLMDLRKAREEEDDEEEDDDDEDDDEDDDDDDEEEEEEEEEEEEEEEEEEEEEEEEEEAEEEEEEEEAEEEPTESPSNQTETCQSTEREISCRGIGITHLPSFQNLEATKVDLAENNIRIITARAFSGLLNLDMLDLSRNILDDESFSQNPLSNLTSLRKLDLDDNRITVIPTLPSSLEELKIKNNKLSGLTPHCFKGLMNLLKLELGGNALHKASVSPPAFRPLQRLLDLQLSNNHFRSLPLNLPPSLQTLQMNENLIEELTEEALRGCIHLRVLELRHNRLHEQDIATHAWTRLKSLEALDLSHNLFTSVPLNLPRPLRNLTLQHNSISHIPAFTFRHLRPGLRSLCLSHNDLSNDAIEQFSFVGSYRSLSELLLDHNHLGEVPRCIRQFKNLQVLRLSNNQIRLVRQWSVCHPRNSGSLASVHLENNLLEVEKIPPNAFSCLTDPQGLVLHPQQWSD; encoded by the exons ATGCAAATGCCATGGACGTGGATCGTGTTCATCTGTCTGAGTGGAATAGTTTCCTCAGAACAAAACTTGGACTCTTGGCATGACGTGGATGCATTAATGGAAGTCTCCGCTGAGATATCCGAACTAGAAATAGCACCCGTTCCTTCGCCAAGGATCGACGCAGGGGTGACAGTGTCGGGTGCACACACTGCTG aagagagtgaggATGAGCATCTCCAAGCAAATGCTGAGAAAGTGATCAAGCAGGAAAAACATGGCTCTGGAAACCTGGAGGCGATCAGAAGAAGGAGAAGTGCCTGGGGGAAGAGGAAGCATGCAGCCACAGTGGAGTCCATCGCATATAGAATA GCGGGTTTGGGGCGACCCGTTGGCGGCTGGAGAAAGCCTGGAAAAGGAGGGGAGGACAGCAACGCTCTTATGGCTGCACTCAGGGAACTCCACGCTGAGAAGAAAAGGCTGATGGATCTCAGGAAAGCacgagaggaggaggatgatgaggaggaggacgaTGACGATGAAGACGACGATGAAGAcgacgacgatgatgatgaagaggaggaagaagaagaagaagaagaagag gaagaagaagaagaggaagaggaggaggaggaagaagaagaagaagcagaggaagaagaagaagaagaagaagcagaggaagAACCGACTGAGTCGCCCAGCAATCAAACAGAAACG TGTCAGAGCACTGAGAGAGAGATCAGCTGCAGGGGCATCGGCATTACTCACCTGCCAAGCTTCCAAAACCTTGAAGCCACGAAGGTGGATTTAGCAG AGAACAACATCAGGATCATCACGGCACGAGCTTTCTCAGGCCTCCTGAACCTGGACATGCTGGACCTGAGTCGAAACATACTGGATGATGAATCGTTCAGCCAAAACCCACTTTCT AACCTGACCTCTCTGAGGAAGCTGGATCTGGATGACAACCGCATCACCGTGATCCCGACGCTGCCTTCATCTCTGGAGGAgctcaaaatcaaaaacaataaGCTGAGTGGACTCACACCGCACTGCTTCAAAG GTTTGATGAATCTCCTGAAGCTAGAGCTGGGAGGAAATGCTCTTCACAAAGCCAGTGTGTCCCCTCCAGCTTTTAGGCCGCTACAGAGACTTCTTGACCTCCAGCTGAGCAACAATCACTTCCGGTCGCTACCACTGAACCTTCCTCCCTCTCTTCAG ACGCTGCAAATGAATGAAAATCTAATTGAGGAGCTGACAGAGGAAGCGCTGAGGGGCTGCATTCATTTGAGAGTGCTCGAACTCAGGCACAACCGTCTGCATGAGCAAGACATCGCTACCCATGCATGGACGCGTCTTAA GTCCTTGGAAGCCTTGGATCTATCTCACAACCTGTTCACTTCCGTTCCTCTAAACCTGCCGCGCCCTCTTCGTAATCTGACCCTCCAGCACAACAGCATCAGTCACATCCCAGCCTTCACGTTCCGTCACCTGCGGCCCGGCCTGCGGTCCCTGTGTCTGTCCCACAATGACCTGAGCAACGACGCTATAGAACAGTTCTCTTTTGTTGGATCTTACCGCTCGCTGAGCGAGCTCCTATTGGACCACAATCACCTCGGAGAAGTTCCTCGCTGCATCCGGCAGTTTAAAAACCTGCAGGTGCTGAGACTGAGCAACAACCAGATCAG GCTGGTGAGGCAGTGGAGCGTGTGCCACCCTCGCAATTCGGGCTCCTTGGCTTCAGTCCACCTCGAAAACAATCTGCTGGAAGTCGAGAAGATTCCCCCAAACGCTTTCTCCTGTCTCACTGACCCTCAGGGCCTTGTTCTACATCCACAGCAGTGGTCTGACTGA
- the si:dkey-32e6.6 gene encoding extracellular matrix protein 2 isoform X4, giving the protein MQMPWTWIVFICLSGIVSSEQNLDSWHDVDALMEVSAEISELEIAPVPSPRIDAGVTVSGAHTAEESEDEHLQANAEKVIKQEKHGSGNLEAIRRRRSAWGKRKHAATVESIAYRIAGLGRPVGGWRKPGKGGEDSNALMAALRELHAEKKRLMDLRKAREEEDDEEEDDDDEDDDEDDDDDDEEEEEEEEEEEEEEEEEEEEEEEEEEEAEEEEEEEEAEEEPTESPSNQTETSTEREISCRGIGITHLPSFQNLEATKVDLAENNIRIITARAFSGLLNLDMLDLSRNILDDESFSQNPLSNLTSLRKLDLDDNRITVIPTLPSSLEELKIKNNKLSGLTPHCFKGLMNLLKLELGGNALHKASVSPPAFRPLQRLLDLQLSNNHFRSLPLNLPPSLQTLQMNENLIEELTEEALRGCIHLRVLELRHNRLHEQDIATHAWTRLKSLEALDLSHNLFTSVPLNLPRPLRNLTLQHNSISHIPAFTFRHLRPGLRSLCLSHNDLSNDAIEQFSFVGSYRSLSELLLDHNHLGEVPRCIRQFKNLQVLRLSNNQIRLVRQWSVCHPRNSGSLASVHLENNLLEVEKIPPNAFSCLTDPQGLVLHPQQWSD; this is encoded by the exons ATGCAAATGCCATGGACGTGGATCGTGTTCATCTGTCTGAGTGGAATAGTTTCCTCAGAACAAAACTTGGACTCTTGGCATGACGTGGATGCATTAATGGAAGTCTCCGCTGAGATATCCGAACTAGAAATAGCACCCGTTCCTTCGCCAAGGATCGACGCAGGGGTGACAGTGTCGGGTGCACACACTGCTG aagagagtgaggATGAGCATCTCCAAGCAAATGCTGAGAAAGTGATCAAGCAGGAAAAACATGGCTCTGGAAACCTGGAGGCGATCAGAAGAAGGAGAAGTGCCTGGGGGAAGAGGAAGCATGCAGCCACAGTGGAGTCCATCGCATATAGAATA GCGGGTTTGGGGCGACCCGTTGGCGGCTGGAGAAAGCCTGGAAAAGGAGGGGAGGACAGCAACGCTCTTATGGCTGCACTCAGGGAACTCCACGCTGAGAAGAAAAGGCTGATGGATCTCAGGAAAGCacgagaggaggaggatgatgaggaggaggacgaTGACGATGAAGACGACGATGAAGAcgacgacgatgatgatgaagaggaggaagaagaagaagaagaagaagag gaggaagaagaagaagaggaagaggaggaggaggaagaagaagaagaagcagaggaagaagaagaagaagaagaagcagaggaagAACCGACTGAGTCGCCCAGCAATCAAACAGAAACG AGCACTGAGAGAGAGATCAGCTGCAGGGGCATCGGCATTACTCACCTGCCAAGCTTCCAAAACCTTGAAGCCACGAAGGTGGATTTAGCAG AGAACAACATCAGGATCATCACGGCACGAGCTTTCTCAGGCCTCCTGAACCTGGACATGCTGGACCTGAGTCGAAACATACTGGATGATGAATCGTTCAGCCAAAACCCACTTTCT AACCTGACCTCTCTGAGGAAGCTGGATCTGGATGACAACCGCATCACCGTGATCCCGACGCTGCCTTCATCTCTGGAGGAgctcaaaatcaaaaacaataaGCTGAGTGGACTCACACCGCACTGCTTCAAAG GTTTGATGAATCTCCTGAAGCTAGAGCTGGGAGGAAATGCTCTTCACAAAGCCAGTGTGTCCCCTCCAGCTTTTAGGCCGCTACAGAGACTTCTTGACCTCCAGCTGAGCAACAATCACTTCCGGTCGCTACCACTGAACCTTCCTCCCTCTCTTCAG ACGCTGCAAATGAATGAAAATCTAATTGAGGAGCTGACAGAGGAAGCGCTGAGGGGCTGCATTCATTTGAGAGTGCTCGAACTCAGGCACAACCGTCTGCATGAGCAAGACATCGCTACCCATGCATGGACGCGTCTTAA GTCCTTGGAAGCCTTGGATCTATCTCACAACCTGTTCACTTCCGTTCCTCTAAACCTGCCGCGCCCTCTTCGTAATCTGACCCTCCAGCACAACAGCATCAGTCACATCCCAGCCTTCACGTTCCGTCACCTGCGGCCCGGCCTGCGGTCCCTGTGTCTGTCCCACAATGACCTGAGCAACGACGCTATAGAACAGTTCTCTTTTGTTGGATCTTACCGCTCGCTGAGCGAGCTCCTATTGGACCACAATCACCTCGGAGAAGTTCCTCGCTGCATCCGGCAGTTTAAAAACCTGCAGGTGCTGAGACTGAGCAACAACCAGATCAG GCTGGTGAGGCAGTGGAGCGTGTGCCACCCTCGCAATTCGGGCTCCTTGGCTTCAGTCCACCTCGAAAACAATCTGCTGGAAGTCGAGAAGATTCCCCCAAACGCTTTCTCCTGTCTCACTGACCCTCAGGGCCTTGTTCTACATCCACAGCAGTGGTCTGACTGA
- the si:dkey-32e6.6 gene encoding extracellular matrix protein 2 isoform X1 encodes MQMPWTWIVFICLSGIVSSEQNLDSWHDVDALMEVSAEISELEIAPVPSPRIDAGVTVSGAHTAEESEDEHLQANAEKVIKQEKHGSGNLEAIRRRRSAWGKRKHAATVESIAYRIAGLGRPVGGWRKPGKGGEDSNALMAALRELHAEKKRLMDLRKAREEEDDEEEDDDDEDDDEDDDDDDEEEEEEEEEEEEEEEEEEEEEEEEEEEAEEEEEEEEAEEEPTESPSNQTETCQSTEREISCRGIGITHLPSFQNLEATKVDLAENNIRIITARAFSGLLNLDMLDLSRNILDDESFSQNPLSNLTSLRKLDLDDNRITVIPTLPSSLEELKIKNNKLSGLTPHCFKGLMNLLKLELGGNALHKASVSPPAFRPLQRLLDLQLSNNHFRSLPLNLPPSLQTLQMNENLIEELTEEALRGCIHLRVLELRHNRLHEQDIATHAWTRLKSLEALDLSHNLFTSVPLNLPRPLRNLTLQHNSISHIPAFTFRHLRPGLRSLCLSHNDLSNDAIEQFSFVGSYRSLSELLLDHNHLGEVPRCIRQFKNLQVLRLSNNQIRLVRQWSVCHPRNSGSLASVHLENNLLEVEKIPPNAFSCLTDPQGLVLHPQQWSD; translated from the exons ATGCAAATGCCATGGACGTGGATCGTGTTCATCTGTCTGAGTGGAATAGTTTCCTCAGAACAAAACTTGGACTCTTGGCATGACGTGGATGCATTAATGGAAGTCTCCGCTGAGATATCCGAACTAGAAATAGCACCCGTTCCTTCGCCAAGGATCGACGCAGGGGTGACAGTGTCGGGTGCACACACTGCTG aagagagtgaggATGAGCATCTCCAAGCAAATGCTGAGAAAGTGATCAAGCAGGAAAAACATGGCTCTGGAAACCTGGAGGCGATCAGAAGAAGGAGAAGTGCCTGGGGGAAGAGGAAGCATGCAGCCACAGTGGAGTCCATCGCATATAGAATA GCGGGTTTGGGGCGACCCGTTGGCGGCTGGAGAAAGCCTGGAAAAGGAGGGGAGGACAGCAACGCTCTTATGGCTGCACTCAGGGAACTCCACGCTGAGAAGAAAAGGCTGATGGATCTCAGGAAAGCacgagaggaggaggatgatgaggaggaggacgaTGACGATGAAGACGACGATGAAGAcgacgacgatgatgatgaagaggaggaagaagaagaagaagaagaagag gaggaagaagaagaagaggaagaggaggaggaggaagaagaagaagaagcagaggaagaagaagaagaagaagaagcagaggaagAACCGACTGAGTCGCCCAGCAATCAAACAGAAACG TGTCAGAGCACTGAGAGAGAGATCAGCTGCAGGGGCATCGGCATTACTCACCTGCCAAGCTTCCAAAACCTTGAAGCCACGAAGGTGGATTTAGCAG AGAACAACATCAGGATCATCACGGCACGAGCTTTCTCAGGCCTCCTGAACCTGGACATGCTGGACCTGAGTCGAAACATACTGGATGATGAATCGTTCAGCCAAAACCCACTTTCT AACCTGACCTCTCTGAGGAAGCTGGATCTGGATGACAACCGCATCACCGTGATCCCGACGCTGCCTTCATCTCTGGAGGAgctcaaaatcaaaaacaataaGCTGAGTGGACTCACACCGCACTGCTTCAAAG GTTTGATGAATCTCCTGAAGCTAGAGCTGGGAGGAAATGCTCTTCACAAAGCCAGTGTGTCCCCTCCAGCTTTTAGGCCGCTACAGAGACTTCTTGACCTCCAGCTGAGCAACAATCACTTCCGGTCGCTACCACTGAACCTTCCTCCCTCTCTTCAG ACGCTGCAAATGAATGAAAATCTAATTGAGGAGCTGACAGAGGAAGCGCTGAGGGGCTGCATTCATTTGAGAGTGCTCGAACTCAGGCACAACCGTCTGCATGAGCAAGACATCGCTACCCATGCATGGACGCGTCTTAA GTCCTTGGAAGCCTTGGATCTATCTCACAACCTGTTCACTTCCGTTCCTCTAAACCTGCCGCGCCCTCTTCGTAATCTGACCCTCCAGCACAACAGCATCAGTCACATCCCAGCCTTCACGTTCCGTCACCTGCGGCCCGGCCTGCGGTCCCTGTGTCTGTCCCACAATGACCTGAGCAACGACGCTATAGAACAGTTCTCTTTTGTTGGATCTTACCGCTCGCTGAGCGAGCTCCTATTGGACCACAATCACCTCGGAGAAGTTCCTCGCTGCATCCGGCAGTTTAAAAACCTGCAGGTGCTGAGACTGAGCAACAACCAGATCAG GCTGGTGAGGCAGTGGAGCGTGTGCCACCCTCGCAATTCGGGCTCCTTGGCTTCAGTCCACCTCGAAAACAATCTGCTGGAAGTCGAGAAGATTCCCCCAAACGCTTTCTCCTGTCTCACTGACCCTCAGGGCCTTGTTCTACATCCACAGCAGTGGTCTGACTGA
- the si:dkey-32e6.6 gene encoding extracellular matrix protein 2 isoform X3 encodes MQMPWTWIVFICLSGIVSSEQNLDSWHDVDALMEVSAEISELEIAPVPSPRIDAGVTVSGAHTAESEDEHLQANAEKVIKQEKHGSGNLEAIRRRRSAWGKRKHAATVESIAYRIAGLGRPVGGWRKPGKGGEDSNALMAALRELHAEKKRLMDLRKAREEEDDEEEDDDDEDDDEDDDDDDEEEEEEEEEEEEEEEEEEEEEEEEEEEAEEEEEEEEAEEEPTESPSNQTETCQSTEREISCRGIGITHLPSFQNLEATKVDLAENNIRIITARAFSGLLNLDMLDLSRNILDDESFSQNPLSNLTSLRKLDLDDNRITVIPTLPSSLEELKIKNNKLSGLTPHCFKGLMNLLKLELGGNALHKASVSPPAFRPLQRLLDLQLSNNHFRSLPLNLPPSLQTLQMNENLIEELTEEALRGCIHLRVLELRHNRLHEQDIATHAWTRLKSLEALDLSHNLFTSVPLNLPRPLRNLTLQHNSISHIPAFTFRHLRPGLRSLCLSHNDLSNDAIEQFSFVGSYRSLSELLLDHNHLGEVPRCIRQFKNLQVLRLSNNQIRLVRQWSVCHPRNSGSLASVHLENNLLEVEKIPPNAFSCLTDPQGLVLHPQQWSD; translated from the exons ATGCAAATGCCATGGACGTGGATCGTGTTCATCTGTCTGAGTGGAATAGTTTCCTCAGAACAAAACTTGGACTCTTGGCATGACGTGGATGCATTAATGGAAGTCTCCGCTGAGATATCCGAACTAGAAATAGCACCCGTTCCTTCGCCAAGGATCGACGCAGGGGTGACAGTGTCGGGTGCACACACTGCTG agagtgaggATGAGCATCTCCAAGCAAATGCTGAGAAAGTGATCAAGCAGGAAAAACATGGCTCTGGAAACCTGGAGGCGATCAGAAGAAGGAGAAGTGCCTGGGGGAAGAGGAAGCATGCAGCCACAGTGGAGTCCATCGCATATAGAATA GCGGGTTTGGGGCGACCCGTTGGCGGCTGGAGAAAGCCTGGAAAAGGAGGGGAGGACAGCAACGCTCTTATGGCTGCACTCAGGGAACTCCACGCTGAGAAGAAAAGGCTGATGGATCTCAGGAAAGCacgagaggaggaggatgatgaggaggaggacgaTGACGATGAAGACGACGATGAAGAcgacgacgatgatgatgaagaggaggaagaagaagaagaagaagaagag gaggaagaagaagaagaggaagaggaggaggaggaagaagaagaagaagcagaggaagaagaagaagaagaagaagcagaggaagAACCGACTGAGTCGCCCAGCAATCAAACAGAAACG TGTCAGAGCACTGAGAGAGAGATCAGCTGCAGGGGCATCGGCATTACTCACCTGCCAAGCTTCCAAAACCTTGAAGCCACGAAGGTGGATTTAGCAG AGAACAACATCAGGATCATCACGGCACGAGCTTTCTCAGGCCTCCTGAACCTGGACATGCTGGACCTGAGTCGAAACATACTGGATGATGAATCGTTCAGCCAAAACCCACTTTCT AACCTGACCTCTCTGAGGAAGCTGGATCTGGATGACAACCGCATCACCGTGATCCCGACGCTGCCTTCATCTCTGGAGGAgctcaaaatcaaaaacaataaGCTGAGTGGACTCACACCGCACTGCTTCAAAG GTTTGATGAATCTCCTGAAGCTAGAGCTGGGAGGAAATGCTCTTCACAAAGCCAGTGTGTCCCCTCCAGCTTTTAGGCCGCTACAGAGACTTCTTGACCTCCAGCTGAGCAACAATCACTTCCGGTCGCTACCACTGAACCTTCCTCCCTCTCTTCAG ACGCTGCAAATGAATGAAAATCTAATTGAGGAGCTGACAGAGGAAGCGCTGAGGGGCTGCATTCATTTGAGAGTGCTCGAACTCAGGCACAACCGTCTGCATGAGCAAGACATCGCTACCCATGCATGGACGCGTCTTAA GTCCTTGGAAGCCTTGGATCTATCTCACAACCTGTTCACTTCCGTTCCTCTAAACCTGCCGCGCCCTCTTCGTAATCTGACCCTCCAGCACAACAGCATCAGTCACATCCCAGCCTTCACGTTCCGTCACCTGCGGCCCGGCCTGCGGTCCCTGTGTCTGTCCCACAATGACCTGAGCAACGACGCTATAGAACAGTTCTCTTTTGTTGGATCTTACCGCTCGCTGAGCGAGCTCCTATTGGACCACAATCACCTCGGAGAAGTTCCTCGCTGCATCCGGCAGTTTAAAAACCTGCAGGTGCTGAGACTGAGCAACAACCAGATCAG GCTGGTGAGGCAGTGGAGCGTGTGCCACCCTCGCAATTCGGGCTCCTTGGCTTCAGTCCACCTCGAAAACAATCTGCTGGAAGTCGAGAAGATTCCCCCAAACGCTTTCTCCTGTCTCACTGACCCTCAGGGCCTTGTTCTACATCCACAGCAGTGGTCTGACTGA